From the genome of Bordetella sp. H567, one region includes:
- the chrA gene encoding chromate efflux transporter, producing the protein MPASLEVFLLFLRLGLTSFGGPVAHLGYFRGEFVERRKWLDEHTYSDIVALSQFLPGPASSKVGMTIGLMRAGWAGMLAAWVGFTLPSALLLILFGVGLARYSGLADSGIVHGLKIVAVAIVAQAVWGMAKSLCPDRPRAMLAVAATLLTLVLPTALSQIGAIVACGLVGATLLKVPPRALPSAMTLNVSRRVGLLAIVLFFLLLVGLPLLAPMSDQTWLSQFAGFYRSGALVFGGGHVVLPLLQSTAVGSGMVSNADFLAGYGAAQAVPGPLFTFAAFLGAVSNGPLSGWSGGLAMLVAIFLPAALLVIAALPFWNLLRSRPGVQNVVAGINAGVVGILLAALYNPVWTSAIGTPLDFGLALLCFALLVVMRWPPLVIVAIAAVGGWLFAAMA; encoded by the coding sequence ATGCCCGCATCGCTTGAAGTCTTCCTGCTGTTCCTGCGCCTGGGACTCACCTCTTTCGGCGGACCCGTGGCCCACCTGGGCTATTTCCGGGGCGAATTCGTCGAGCGCCGCAAGTGGCTGGATGAACATACCTATTCGGATATCGTCGCGCTAAGCCAGTTCCTGCCTGGGCCGGCCAGCAGCAAGGTGGGCATGACCATCGGCCTGATGCGCGCCGGGTGGGCCGGCATGCTGGCGGCATGGGTGGGCTTCACGCTGCCCTCCGCGCTGCTGCTGATTCTCTTCGGCGTGGGGCTGGCGCGCTATAGCGGTCTCGCCGATTCCGGCATCGTGCATGGCCTGAAGATCGTGGCCGTCGCCATCGTGGCGCAGGCGGTGTGGGGCATGGCCAAGTCGCTGTGTCCGGACAGGCCGCGCGCCATGCTGGCGGTAGCGGCCACGTTGCTCACGCTGGTGCTGCCGACCGCCTTGAGCCAGATCGGCGCCATCGTCGCCTGCGGGCTGGTGGGCGCCACGCTGCTGAAGGTGCCGCCACGGGCCCTGCCGTCGGCGATGACGCTGAATGTGAGCCGCCGCGTGGGCTTGCTGGCCATCGTGCTGTTTTTCCTGCTGCTGGTGGGGCTACCCTTGCTGGCGCCGATGTCGGACCAGACATGGCTGTCGCAGTTCGCCGGATTCTATCGTTCCGGCGCGCTGGTGTTCGGCGGCGGGCACGTGGTGCTGCCGCTACTGCAATCCACCGCGGTGGGCAGCGGCATGGTCAGCAACGCCGATTTCCTGGCCGGCTACGGCGCGGCGCAGGCCGTGCCCGGGCCGCTGTTCACCTTCGCGGCCTTCCTGGGAGCGGTATCCAACGGACCGCTGTCGGGCTGGTCGGGCGGGCTGGCCATGCTGGTGGCGATATTCCTGCCGGCCGCATTGCTCGTCATCGCGGCACTGCCCTTCTGGAACCTGCTCAGAAGCCGGCCCGGCGTGCAGAACGTCGTGGCCGGCATCAATGCGGGCGTGGTGGGCATCCTGCTGGCCGCCCTGTACAACCCGGTATGGACCAGCGCCATCGGCACGCCGCTGGATTTCGGCCTGGCGCTGCTGTGCTTCGCGCTGCTGGTCGTGATGCGGTGGCCGCCGCTGGTCATCGTCGCCATCGCCGCCGTCGGCGGCTGGCTGTTCGCGGCCATGGCCTGA
- a CDS encoding ABC transporter substrate-binding protein: MQRRDLLGLLAAAPWISVARAGDALMPVAVNQTTIESGPLLIGNAPGLRVVRLPNGRAASAQLVAGQVDAATGSETQATLSAVLQPQLRIILTLAECHYRMVGRRSAGIQGIADLRGKRVAYTPATSSEYFLRVMLRSAGLDLGDVTPIKLEPEAMPPALVQGQADAMAMWEPHPQNAIDLLGKDAIVMTDPRKPPHAYFERFNLNTTTTVLNDPRRRAALVRSVRTIAEVSHELTANPRKHWPALSQAVNAPVDVIAKAWPQFRFPARLDTVSLLSVLTDMEPWAASVQKRPPRPREALAGMMDPSVAREAGR; encoded by the coding sequence ATGCAACGACGTGATTTGCTGGGATTGCTTGCGGCCGCGCCCTGGATCTCGGTGGCGCGCGCCGGCGACGCCCTGATGCCGGTAGCGGTCAACCAGACCACGATCGAAAGCGGCCCCTTGTTGATCGGCAATGCGCCGGGGTTGCGGGTGGTGCGCCTGCCGAACGGCCGCGCGGCATCCGCGCAATTGGTCGCGGGCCAGGTCGATGCCGCGACGGGCAGCGAAACGCAAGCCACCCTCAGCGCCGTACTGCAGCCGCAGTTGCGCATCATCCTGACACTGGCCGAATGCCACTACCGGATGGTGGGGCGCCGCAGTGCCGGCATACAGGGCATCGCCGACCTGCGCGGCAAGCGGGTGGCCTATACGCCGGCCACCTCGTCGGAATATTTTCTGCGCGTCATGCTGCGCTCGGCCGGCCTGGACCTGGGCGATGTCACCCCGATCAAGCTGGAACCCGAAGCCATGCCGCCGGCGCTTGTCCAGGGGCAGGCGGACGCCATGGCCATGTGGGAACCGCATCCGCAGAATGCCATCGATCTGCTGGGCAAGGACGCGATCGTGATGACCGATCCGAGGAAGCCGCCGCACGCCTATTTCGAGCGCTTCAACCTGAATACCACCACAACGGTACTGAACGACCCACGCCGGCGCGCCGCGCTGGTGCGTTCGGTGCGGACCATCGCCGAGGTCTCGCATGAACTCACGGCGAACCCGCGCAAGCACTGGCCCGCCCTGTCCCAGGCCGTCAACGCGCCGGTGGATGTCATCGCGAAGGCATGGCCGCAATTTCGCTTTCCCGCCCGTCTGGACACCGTGTCGCTGCTGTCCGTGCTGACCGACATGGAGCCTTGGGCCGCCAGCGTGCAGAAGCGGCCGCCCAGGCCGCGTGAGGCCCTGGCGGGCATGATGGATCCCAGCGTGGCACGTGAGGCGGGGCGATGA
- a CDS encoding esterase, whose translation MTISGSRCSDAIRGALAGAVLTVAAGTTPALAGSPAQADIRPLTIQAQGSFFVGGRDVHSDTLSTAPGRGADGTITVDQMYVSYQIPLHARRYPITLIHGCCLTGKSWETTPDGRMGWQEYFVRKGYATYTIDQVARGRSAFDPSTINSVKMGKTAPDTLPALFAAGHEEAWSVFRFGPEYPKPYPNLQFPLQAQAELWKQLVPDLYAALPSPNPTVPNLSALAQRLRGTVLMSHSQGGVYPFQAAALSTSGIAGIVALEPTVCPAPTGDLGPYTKIPILVVYGDNVEIAPRWAPRLQKCREFIDAVAKAGGKARLVELPQVGFHGNSHMLMQDRNSLQVADWLLDWIDRNIEKKS comes from the coding sequence GTGACGATATCCGGTTCGCGGTGCAGCGATGCGATACGCGGCGCCTTGGCGGGCGCCGTATTGACCGTAGCGGCGGGCACGACGCCCGCACTGGCCGGGAGCCCGGCACAGGCGGACATCCGCCCCTTGACGATACAGGCGCAAGGCAGTTTCTTTGTCGGCGGCCGCGACGTGCATTCGGATACCTTGTCCACCGCGCCGGGACGCGGCGCCGATGGCACCATCACCGTGGACCAGATGTATGTCAGCTACCAGATACCGCTGCATGCCAGGCGCTACCCCATCACGCTGATCCACGGCTGCTGCCTGACAGGCAAGTCCTGGGAAACCACACCCGACGGGCGCATGGGCTGGCAGGAATACTTCGTCCGCAAGGGCTACGCGACGTACACGATCGACCAGGTCGCGCGTGGGCGCTCCGCCTTCGATCCCTCCACCATCAACAGCGTGAAAATGGGCAAAACGGCGCCGGACACGCTGCCGGCGCTGTTTGCCGCCGGGCACGAGGAAGCCTGGTCGGTGTTCCGCTTCGGCCCGGAGTACCCCAAGCCCTATCCGAACCTGCAGTTTCCCCTGCAGGCGCAGGCGGAATTGTGGAAGCAGCTTGTGCCGGACTTGTACGCGGCCCTGCCCTCGCCCAATCCCACCGTGCCGAATCTTTCCGCCCTGGCGCAGCGCCTGCGCGGCACGGTCCTGATGAGCCACTCACAAGGGGGCGTCTACCCGTTCCAGGCCGCGGCGCTCAGCACGAGCGGCATCGCAGGCATCGTGGCGCTCGAGCCCACCGTATGCCCCGCGCCCACGGGCGATCTTGGGCCCTACACCAAGATACCCATCCTGGTCGTCTATGGCGACAACGTCGAGATCGCGCCGCGCTGGGCGCCCCGGTTGCAGAAATGCCGGGAATTCATCGACGCGGTGGCGAAGGCCGGCGGCAAGGCCCGGCTGGTGGAGCTGCCGCAAGTCGGCTTTCACGGCAATTCGCATATGTTGATGCAGGACCGCAACAGCCTGCAGGTGGCTGACTGGCTGCTCGATTGGATCGACCGCAATATCGAAAAGAAATCGTAG
- a CDS encoding CorA family divalent cation transporter has product MDTSTRTDPLAGRNRLLTLAAGPGGLICAFHFRAGQAVRLNWADIQGGPPAAPGAFTWMHLKTADSRIHDWLEQAQDLPEAARTFLAGRESRPRLHIIDDGVYGLLVDLKMEADGQDDEKGVLHFFMDGTRLITVRTRALRSTDKLRRQIEEGVGYGCTLDLLAGLLQCLHEGFLEKLESLTDEVDDIEASVLSDRQEADRSALSAVRRQLAEFRRYINPERNILGRLCTLGHAWADSEAQDRLAQVIDALHGLAGTIDALYERAKLLQEEIAAQMAEQMNRNLMVLSVLTALLMPGTLLSGIFGMNMADVPGLQSPGAFWWVLALMGLLGLGMLLLLKKLKLF; this is encoded by the coding sequence ATGGATACCTCCACTCGCACGGACCCGCTGGCCGGGCGCAACCGGCTGTTGACATTGGCCGCCGGCCCCGGCGGGCTGATCTGCGCTTTCCATTTCCGCGCTGGACAGGCCGTGCGCTTGAACTGGGCTGACATCCAGGGCGGCCCGCCCGCCGCGCCCGGCGCATTCACCTGGATGCATCTGAAGACAGCCGACAGCCGTATCCACGACTGGCTGGAACAGGCGCAGGACCTGCCCGAGGCCGCGCGCACCTTCCTGGCCGGCCGCGAGAGCCGTCCGCGCCTGCATATCATCGACGACGGCGTCTACGGCCTGCTGGTGGACCTGAAAATGGAAGCCGACGGCCAAGACGACGAAAAAGGCGTCCTGCATTTCTTCATGGACGGCACGCGGCTGATCACCGTGCGCACGCGTGCCTTGCGTTCCACCGACAAGCTGCGGAGGCAGATCGAAGAGGGCGTCGGGTATGGCTGTACGCTGGATCTGCTGGCCGGGCTGCTGCAGTGCCTGCACGAAGGCTTCCTGGAAAAGCTGGAGTCCCTGACCGACGAGGTCGACGATATCGAGGCGTCGGTGCTGTCCGATCGGCAAGAGGCCGACCGCAGCGCACTGAGCGCCGTGCGTCGCCAGCTGGCGGAATTCCGCCGCTATATCAATCCTGAACGGAACATACTCGGGCGTCTATGCACGCTCGGACACGCCTGGGCCGACAGCGAGGCGCAGGATCGCCTGGCCCAGGTCATCGACGCGCTGCACGGCCTGGCCGGCACCATCGACGCCCTGTACGAACGCGCCAAGCTGCTGCAGGAGGAAATCGCCGCGCAGATGGCCGAACAGATGAACCGCAACCTGATGGTGCTGTCGGTCCTGACCGCCTTGCTGATGCCCGGCACGCTGCTGTCCGGCATCTTCGGCATGAACATGGCCGACGTGCCCGGCTTGCAATCGCCGGGCGCGTTCTGGTGGGTGTTGGCCCTGATGGGATTGCTGGGCCTGGGGATGCTGCTGCTCTTGAAGAAGCTGAAACTCTTCTGA
- the ppk2 gene encoding polyphosphate kinase 2 has translation MDAIDNDLVRRIHRDLADHYDEELELELEDRAFEELQGDPAYMPSDEEKAWRRTYFRELFRLQGELVKLQNWVVATGHKVVILFEGRDAAGKGGVIKRITQRLNPRVARVAALPAPNDRERTQWYFQRYVSHLPAAGEIVLFDRSWYNRAGVEHIMGFCNDDQYEEFFRTVPEFEKMLVRSGIQLIKYWFSITDEEQHLRFLGRINDPLKQWKLSPMDLESRRRWEAYTRAKETMLERAHIPEAPWWVVQAVDKKRARLNCISHLLTRMPYHEIERPSIVLPPRDRHADYVRHPVPPEMMVPERY, from the coding sequence GTGGACGCGATCGACAACGACCTGGTACGGCGGATACACCGCGACCTGGCGGACCATTACGACGAAGAACTCGAGCTGGAGCTGGAAGACCGCGCCTTCGAGGAATTGCAGGGCGATCCTGCCTACATGCCGTCCGACGAGGAAAAAGCCTGGCGCCGCACGTATTTCCGCGAGCTGTTCAGACTGCAGGGCGAGCTGGTGAAGCTGCAGAACTGGGTCGTGGCCACCGGCCACAAGGTGGTGATCCTGTTCGAAGGCCGCGATGCCGCCGGCAAGGGCGGCGTCATCAAGCGCATCACGCAGCGCCTGAATCCCCGCGTCGCGCGCGTGGCCGCCCTGCCCGCGCCCAATGACCGCGAACGTACGCAGTGGTACTTCCAGCGCTACGTCTCCCACTTGCCCGCCGCCGGCGAGATCGTGCTGTTCGACCGCAGCTGGTACAACCGCGCCGGCGTCGAGCACATCATGGGGTTCTGCAATGACGACCAGTACGAAGAGTTCTTCCGCACCGTGCCGGAGTTCGAGAAGATGCTGGTGCGCTCCGGCATCCAGTTGATCAAGTACTGGTTTTCGATCACCGACGAAGAGCAGCATCTGCGCTTCCTGGGCCGCATCAACGACCCGCTGAAACAGTGGAAGCTGAGTCCCATGGACCTGGAATCGCGCCGCCGCTGGGAAGCCTACACGCGCGCCAAGGAAACCATGCTGGAGCGCGCCCACATCCCGGAAGCTCCGTGGTGGGTCGTCCAGGCGGTGGACAAGAAGCGCGCCCGGCTGAACTGCATCAGCCATCTGCTGACCCGGATGCCGTACCACGAGATCGAACGCCCGAGCATCGTCCTGCCACCGCGCGATCGCCATGCCGATTATGTGCGGCACCCGGTACCGCCCGAAATGATGGTGCCCGAGCGGTATTGA
- a CDS encoding MBOAT family O-acyltransferase gives MLFNSFEFFAFFLVFLAVFFSVPARRQPLVLLVASYLFYMGWRPSFAILLAFTTVVDYGTALAMEKARTPATRRLAMITALAINLGILATVKYLDFMIANIVGITGFFGIEIPAYALGLILPVGISFYTFQSVGYTLDVYHRRIPAEKDFVTYAQYVSFFPQLVAGPIERAGHMLPQFRRAHVFRYDNLVSGGWLIGYGLFKKMCIADVISPFVAGVYGDPGAYPGGYHALAAVLFAVQIYCDFSGYSDIARGAARIMDCELMINFRQPYFSASLTEFWRRWHISLSSWFRDYLYMPLGGGHQRAGRAARNVVIVFVVSGIWHGAAWTFIIWGALHGLGLVVERWFRDTPLKQRLARTLPALASVLGRGWTLLLVLAGWIFFRAGSLHDALGVFGHLGTGGAFSYGTFNSLGLSAFQSLTLATSLLLLFAIDFQLVYHPERLSRLASLRPVNTLAGVALAYYVVLFGVFGRTEFIYFQF, from the coding sequence ATGCTATTCAATTCCTTCGAATTCTTCGCCTTCTTCCTCGTCTTCCTGGCCGTGTTCTTCTCGGTCCCGGCCAGGCGCCAGCCGCTGGTGCTGCTCGTGGCCAGCTACCTGTTCTACATGGGCTGGCGTCCTTCCTTCGCCATCCTGCTGGCCTTCACGACAGTCGTGGACTACGGCACCGCGCTGGCCATGGAGAAGGCGCGCACGCCGGCAACGCGGCGCCTGGCGATGATCACGGCCCTGGCCATCAACCTGGGCATACTGGCGACGGTGAAGTACCTGGATTTCATGATCGCCAATATCGTCGGCATCACGGGCTTCTTCGGCATCGAGATCCCGGCTTACGCGCTGGGACTCATCCTGCCCGTGGGGATTTCCTTCTACACCTTTCAATCGGTGGGCTACACGCTCGACGTCTACCACCGGCGCATACCCGCGGAAAAAGACTTCGTCACCTACGCCCAGTACGTTTCCTTCTTTCCGCAGCTGGTGGCCGGGCCGATCGAGCGGGCCGGGCACATGCTGCCGCAGTTCCGGCGCGCGCATGTGTTCCGCTACGACAACCTGGTCAGCGGCGGCTGGCTGATCGGCTACGGCCTGTTCAAGAAGATGTGCATCGCCGATGTCATTTCCCCCTTCGTGGCGGGCGTCTACGGGGATCCGGGTGCCTACCCGGGCGGCTACCATGCGCTCGCCGCGGTACTGTTCGCCGTGCAGATCTATTGCGATTTCTCGGGGTATTCGGACATCGCCCGGGGCGCCGCGCGGATCATGGATTGCGAACTGATGATCAATTTCAGGCAGCCGTACTTTTCCGCCAGCCTGACCGAATTCTGGCGGCGCTGGCATATCTCCTTGTCGTCATGGTTTCGCGACTACCTTTATATGCCCTTGGGCGGCGGCCACCAGCGCGCGGGCCGCGCCGCGCGCAACGTCGTCATCGTGTTCGTGGTCAGCGGGATCTGGCACGGCGCCGCATGGACCTTCATCATCTGGGGCGCCCTGCATGGCCTGGGCCTGGTGGTGGAACGCTGGTTCCGCGATACGCCGCTGAAACAGCGCCTGGCGCGGACACTGCCCGCGCTTGCGTCGGTATTGGGCCGCGGCTGGACGCTCTTGCTGGTGCTGGCCGGCTGGATATTCTTTCGCGCCGGTTCCTTGCACGATGCCCTCGGCGTCTTCGGCCACCTCGGCACGGGCGGCGCGTTCTCGTATGGCACCTTCAACAGCCTGGGCTTGTCCGCCTTCCAAAGCCTGACGCTGGCGACGTCGCTGTTGCTGTTGTTCGCCATCGACTTCCAGCTGGTCTACCACCCGGAACGCCTGAGCCGGTTGGCCAGCTTGCGCCCCGTCAACACCCTGGCCGGGGTCGCGCTTGCCTACTACGTCGTCCTCTTCGGCGTATTCGGCCGGACGGAATTCATTTACTTCCAATTCTGA
- a CDS encoding LysR family transcriptional regulator encodes MDRRRLECFLALAEELHFHRAAVRCHMTQPALSQQLRALEAQLQVQLVYRSKRHVSLTRAGEVFLDEVRKILRTMDVAVDVARRTEKGEIGQLTIGVTAPALYIVFPEIVREFNRRLPDVGMVVHDMTTAEQEQALRNRAIQLGIVHPPLEDASLSCQTIATTAFNIVLSDRNSLARRRRLTLRDLANEQFIIFPRTIGPQLYDHIISLCQAEGFSPKVILETTPAQSIIAMAAADFGIGFIASEYQMLARPGVVFRKLSGVMPYLSLGVAYDAADVSPAMKVFLDIAQRVGAQVR; translated from the coding sequence ATGGACCGCCGCCGCCTCGAATGCTTCCTGGCCTTGGCCGAGGAACTGCACTTTCACCGCGCAGCGGTGCGCTGCCACATGACCCAGCCCGCGCTCAGCCAGCAATTGCGCGCGCTGGAAGCGCAGCTGCAGGTACAGCTGGTGTACCGCAGCAAGCGCCACGTATCGCTCACGCGCGCCGGCGAGGTATTCCTGGACGAAGTACGCAAGATCCTGCGCACCATGGACGTCGCGGTCGATGTGGCGCGCCGCACGGAAAAGGGCGAGATCGGCCAGTTGACCATAGGCGTCACGGCGCCGGCGCTGTACATCGTGTTCCCGGAGATCGTACGCGAATTCAATCGGCGCCTGCCGGACGTCGGCATGGTCGTTCACGACATGACGACCGCCGAACAGGAGCAGGCCTTGCGCAACCGCGCCATACAGCTGGGAATCGTGCATCCGCCGCTGGAAGATGCGTCTTTGTCGTGCCAGACGATCGCCACGACCGCGTTCAATATCGTTCTGTCGGACCGCAATAGCCTCGCCCGGCGCAGGCGGCTGACGCTGCGGGATCTGGCGAACGAGCAGTTCATCATCTTTCCCCGCACCATCGGCCCGCAACTGTACGACCACATCATCAGCCTGTGCCAGGCCGAAGGCTTCAGCCCCAAGGTCATCCTGGAAACCACGCCGGCCCAGTCCATCATCGCCATGGCCGCGGCCGATTTCGGCATCGGCTTCATCGCGTCGGAATACCAGATGCTGGCGCGGCCCGGGGTGGTATTCCGCAAGCTGTCGGGGGTGATGCCCTACCTGTCGCTGGGTGTGGCCTACGACGCCGCCGATGTGTCGCCCGCGATGAAGGTGTTCCTGGACATCGCGCAGCGCGTCGGCGCACAGGTGCGTTAG